The sequence below is a genomic window from Gossypium hirsutum isolate 1008001.06 chromosome A11, Gossypium_hirsutum_v2.1, whole genome shotgun sequence.
CACATAAACAAAAAGACGTTCGAGatcgatttttattattttcagaaaaaaaaacctattatggcaatgtataaatattgatgattaattttttaagaatgtTATTGCATAAAATTAtcatcttggattttttttttggttgaaaagcaaaattgaaaaataagatcaaattacataatgtgtaaacgttgaaagttaattttttttagaatcaagattaaattaaCACAATGAATAAATGTTAAGTATAAAATTgatattatgaaaattttaaaagttatcacATCATCTTTTTGTTAGCCATTTATTGAAAggtgacaaaaataaaaaaattaaataattaaataattattttataacttttagtaaaaaaaaccaataaaaaagagagagagagagagcctAATTTGTAGCAAAAAGAAGTCTGATGACACTAAATGAGTTTTGGCATCAATTTGAATTACAATGCATTTACTATTAGTGTGTTCTATAAAGAATGATTGTACTTAGAATTAGGTTACCACACTTACTATATACATTTTCTTTTGCTAGCTGGCACTCTCAACTTTTGTTCCAACGAAATTAAAACCTTTGCTCTTTGCCCATGTGCACTTTGATAAGGACAATCTCTATACTCAgatttaactaatttattttatttttgagaaaCTAAATTTTCTTAACATATTGCTTTAAAATcttgatttattaattaagtgCTTGGTttggaaaaaattaattaagttggtGCAATAATAAGAAAGAttacatttttacttaaaattttgttACGCAATTCTAAAAGAAAGCAAAGTCAGAATGTGTAGATTATTTTTAACTTGGCCCTGCTTAGCTGCTCAGTGGATCAGAattggttgtatatatatatatatgaacttcaAACGCTGAGAATTTTTATGATTAGAGATTTCTGGGAAATATGGGAGACTGTAGGAGAATTTTGGGAGGTTTCAATTTAGCAATCCTGATGGTGATGCTGCTATTGAGCACCGACCGACACTGTGCGGCCGACGCGGTTAAGAAGAACAAGAACATCGGCAGCCGGTGGTGCGGTGGTTCTTTAAATAGGGAGGAGTGCCTGCAGCTTTCAGACGACATGGAGACGATGGAGTTGTTGATGGATTCAGAAGTGAGCAAAATGGTATTTGAAGCAAGTGCAGCAATCAACTTCGCCGGCAGTAAACGTCCAACTACCAGAGCCCTTGTCCGTTCTCAAGCTGCCTGCGACCGTAATACTGGCAAACGTTGCGTTCCTGATAGTAATTCAGGCAGAAAGAAACCTCCAAATTGTTCACTATACAACAGAGATTGCCACTGATTTACTACTTTTTCTTGCTATGCTAGTATATTGTGTTTGTGTGTCATTTTCAATTATTATGAATAATGGAAAAATATTATGTttgaataatatgaaaaaatatttatggttGCATAAATCTGTGTTCATAATTTGTAGTATATGAGACAACAGACTCTCACTCCTCAAACCTTTTCTTTATGCTCATAAAATCAAAGGCAATATTTAATAGCAGTAGGTGGTATGGTTAGCAGGTATTAGTTTTGGTGGAAAAAATATAGTACGATATAAATTAATACgatattctttttgtttttatttttatgtttactGGGTACTAATcaataaattgcaaaataatcCGCAAAGGTTAAACTTACACAATATATAGCCAATTAAAGAAAATATACAAGTAAAATACAGTGCATTGTTCTCGACTAGAATTGTCCATTGGTTGGGttgggtaaaaaaattaaatttattttttaatccaaccttaaaaaattgatttaaaattatgCTCAATCTCAatccagataaaaataataaaattcgtGTCCGACTTGACTCGctcatattaaaattatttttattatttttatataaaaataaatttaaaaatataatacatcaaatacaataaaaatattaaaataagtgtttcccaacaaatgaattttttttaaaatatacttaaataacactaagatctGTACTTAACAaccaaatacctctaaaatagtagtaaaattaataataaaataaaatttatacaatatctaaataataacaataaaataatagcaatataatagtgaaatgatatcaaaataataataaaataataacaaattttttatttgcaAATTCCGGTCAGGCCTGAGCCAAAAAAAGCTTACTCGAGGCCTAGCCCGTGAAAAAAACGGGTCTTATttattgtccaagcccattttacagtcctatatttttgctcaaaccctcACTTTTTAGGTGGCTCAACCCATAAACAAGTCTATTCTCAAGAGCTTATTCATTAGGATTTGAATTTATGATTGTAGAACACTTGCATGGTCACGATTAAAGCAAGCTgtttatcaaatttttatattggtgtaataatttttttggccctccaactttataaaaaaaatattttagcctTCCATTTATTTTTAGAGAGCCTTTGCATTTgcatttttttctcaaatcaaccaaaaataggtgaaaaagttaatgtttgttaactttgctgacatgGCATATACGTAGATTGTCAGATAAATGAcatatcaacatttaattaatttttgaaattttaaaaaatattaaaaatatctttataattttataccttttaaataattcttaacttttaaaaatatttttataatttttaaaatttttaaaaaataattaaatactaacATGTAATTCATGTGTATACCACATcagcaaagttaaaaaaaagtttactTTTTCGTCCATTTTaaagtgatttgacaaaaaaatgtaagtacaaaattaaaagagatcaaaaagtaaatggaagttaaaataactttattttataaagttggaGAGTTAAAAAAGTTATTATGCATTTTATATTTAAAGAATTTAGTTAACCTTTACTTAAAAGCTTAGTCTTTATGTTTCTTCTCATTTTGTACTCCCCTCccccaaaaagaaaaagttaaccctttcaaaattataatttaaatttttatcaacttaatatgaaatttctaattttttccaatatcataatataatgattatgtgtgtatatatttttggataatttgaaaactatattataattcgatttatcattttgaaaagtATATATAGTTACAATCGATTGATTGAAGCAGCAGCTTGCCTTTCAGCTGCAATGTTATTGAACAAGGCACACTTTCCAGTTTCCAAATTTTACTCcctactaaattttttttttaaaatattactgaccagttaaaaaaattatttatctaaaaactaaaattttatactattaaattttataatattcaaaataattttaaaattttcacctaatatcaattacttaaaaatatttaacaacaatattttttatatcataatatcaattaatttaaatatctcCATTTTAATATCAATGTTAaacacttaaaaataataaattaaatttatttacaatattttttattaagattTGACTTTTCAAAAACACCATTTAACAATAAGATCAATACTAGGCCAAGTTTGAACAATGCTGCTGAAGTTTTAGTTATTACTCCTTCTATGTCCTGGTAGAACGAAATCAAAATTCTAAATGGGTCATGAAAAAGTTTTGTTCTTATTGATGCTAGTTGTTTATGGCCTACAAAAGTGTAgcatttttttacaaaaacaaGTAATATGATTTGGTTAGGGTATTCAACATCTTCAACAGATTCTTTGACGGGCTGAGGTTATTGAATAAGAGTTGAGTTCTTATCCTTACCGCTTtgtaataaaatacaaatatattatgtaacaaatatatttataaaaaaacaatataagtgattaataaaatttttgtagaaTGGTAAAGTACAAATGTTGGAAACTTTAGAGGGTCAAAtacaaattttattatgtattttttctattttttatataaggGATAAAATCACAAAAGCACACTTAAAATAATACAACTAAACTTGTAAactaatgatatttttattattattcaactgAGTTGGTGTCTAGTTAACTCTTG
It includes:
- the LOC107892016 gene encoding uncharacterized protein encodes the protein MGDGSRILGGFNLAILMVMMLLSTNRHCAADAVKKNKSISSRWCDDSSNKECLQLSDDIETMELTMDSEASKMVFEASAAINFANSKNPTTRALERSQAACERNTGKSCEPDSNPGTKRFLGNMGDCRRILGGFNLAILMVMLLLSTDRHCAADAVKKNKNIGSRWCGGSLNREECLQLSDDMETMELLMDSEVSKMVFEASAAINFAGSKRPTTRALVRSQAACDRNTGKRCVPDSNSGRKKPPNCSLYNRDCH